The window CGCTACATCGGCAATTCCAATTTTCCGGCTTGGCGCCTGGCGGAAGCCGAGTTCACCGCACGCGCGATGAATGTCAGCCGCTTCGTCTCCTGCCAGGACGAATACAGCCTGCTGGTGCGCGACATCGAAAAGGACCTGCTGCCGGCCGCACAAGAGTACAAGCTCGGCCTCCTGCCGTTCTTCCCGCTCGCAAGTGGGCTCCTCACCGGCAAGTACCAGCGCGGCGCGGCCGCCCCGACCGATACGCGCTTCGGCAAGGTACCGGCGCTACGCGACCGCTACGTCACGCCGCGCAACGAGGACATCGTCGAGAAGCTCACGGCCTTCGCGAAGGCGCGCGGCCACAGCATGCTCGAGCTCGCCTTCTCCTGGCTCGCCGCGCGCCCGCAAGTGTCGAGCGTGATTGCCGGCGCCACCCGCGTCGAGCAGGTCGAGGAGAACGTGAAGGCGATTGCGTGGAAGCTCGGTGCGGAGGAGATGGCGGAAATCGACAAGATCACGCTGGGCTGATCGTTGCGGCGTGGCGCGCTACTTGGCGCCGCGCCCCACCGTCTGCATCACCTCGAAGCCCTCGAACTGGGGATGGCCGAGATAGGTCGGCTTGGTGTCGCCGGCCCGCGCATGCGCGGCGCGAAAAGCATCCGACTTGGTCCAGGCCTCGAACGCCGCATGGTTCGCCCACACCGTGTGCGAGGCGTACAGCGTGTGGTCCTCGAGCTCGGGGCCGCGCAGCAGATGAAACTCGACGAAGCCCGGCACCTTGTCCAAATGAGTATCGCGCGAAAGCCAGACCTGCTCGAAAGCGGCCTCGGAGCCCTTGGCGACGCGGAAGCGGTTCATGGCGATGTACATGGGGATGGTCTCCTGATGTTCGGCTGATGATGTCGTCATTCCAGGACGCGCCGCAAGGCGCGGGCCCGGAATCGCAGTTAAGTAACCAGCCCCTTCATCGGCCGTGCTCCCGCGCTGTCCGGAAACACTGTCTCGGCCAGCGCGCGATCGGACAGGCCGAACTGGTCCTGCAGCACACCCTTGATCACGGAGCGCAGATCGGTGGTGGGCTTGAGATCGCGGGCCTCGAAGAGGTTGGCGGGCTTGAGGCCGGGCCAGTCGGCGATGACGCGGCCGCCCTTCACCGCGCCGCCGGCGAGCAGCGCGATCGTTCCGGTGCCGTGATCGGTGCCGTCGGTGCCGTTGATGCGCGCGGTGCGGCCGAATTCGGTGGCGACCACCACGACGGTGTCTCGCCAGCGTTCCCCTAAGCCGCTTTCGAATTCAGCGAGCGCGCCGTCGAGCCCGCCGAGCAGGAATGCGAGGCGACCGACAGGGCCGCCTTCATTGGCGTGCGTGTCCCAGCCATCGAACGCGAGCGCCGCGATGCGCGGGCCGTCGTCGGACGCCATCAGTTTTGCGGCGCCGCGCGCGACCTGCCGCATCTGTGCGACCGCATTGCCGGGCTTCGGCTTCATGTCGTCGCCGCTCGCGGCCTTCTCGAGCTGAAGGCCCTGCGACAGCACGGCCGCCAGCGTGGGATCGCGATGACGGTAGAGCTCGACCAGACGCATCGCGGTGTCGTCATCGGCTTGCGGCAAAGCCACCGGCGCCCAGCCGACGGTCGGCGCATTGCCGCGCAGCACCAACGGCGTGGTGGGGCCGACGGCAAGAGCACTCGACACCCGCTCGCCGCGCGGCAGCGCCTCCAGCGCGCGGTTGAGCCAGCCGGATTGCACGCGACCGGGTCCGGCATAGCCGCTTTCGAGCACGTCCTGGCCGTCGAAATGCGAGCGGTCGCGATAAGGCGTCGCGACCGCATGGATCACCGCGGCGTGGCTGTCGCGATACATGCGCGCGAACTCGGGCATGGCCGGATGCAGCGCAAAGAAGGAGTCGAGCATGATCGCGGGATGCGCGCCGTCCGCCGTGAGCGCGATCGCCCCGTGCAGGCCGGCGTAATCGGGATCGCCGACCGGTGCGACGGTCGAGAGCCCGTCAAGCGCGCCGCGCAGGATCACCACGATCAGCCGGGGATCGCGGCCGTCCGCGGCGCGCGCGAATTTCGGCAAGTAAGCCCACGCCGCGAAGGAGGCGCCGCCGAGCAGGAGGCCGCGGCGCGAGGTGAGGAGCCGGTTCTCGACGCAGTCGATCATCATCATCTCCTCTGCATTTCCG of the Bradyrhizobium sp. WSM1417 genome contains:
- a CDS encoding aldo/keto reductase codes for the protein MEIRNLGASGLRVSAVGLGCNNFGQRTDLETSRKVIHRALDLGITLFDTADIYAGMGGSETVLGAVLGDRRKDIVLATKFSKPMAADGTKQGASRRYIMNAVEASLTRLKTDYIDLYQQHDYDPLTPMEETLRALDDLIHQGKVRYIGNSNFPAWRLAEAEFTARAMNVSRFVSCQDEYSLLVRDIEKDLLPAAQEYKLGLLPFFPLASGLLTGKYQRGAAAPTDTRFGKVPALRDRYVTPRNEDIVEKLTAFAKARGHSMLELAFSWLAARPQVSSVIAGATRVEQVEENVKAIAWKLGAEEMAEIDKITLG
- a CDS encoding DUF1501 domain-containing protein → MIDCVENRLLTSRRGLLLGGASFAAWAYLPKFARAADGRDPRLIVVILRGALDGLSTVAPVGDPDYAGLHGAIALTADGAHPAIMLDSFFALHPAMPEFARMYRDSHAAVIHAVATPYRDRSHFDGQDVLESGYAGPGRVQSGWLNRALEALPRGERVSSALAVGPTTPLVLRGNAPTVGWAPVALPQADDDTAMRLVELYRHRDPTLAAVLSQGLQLEKAASGDDMKPKPGNAVAQMRQVARGAAKLMASDDGPRIAALAFDGWDTHANEGGPVGRLAFLLGGLDGALAEFESGLGERWRDTVVVVATEFGRTARINGTDGTDHGTGTIALLAGGAVKGGRVIADWPGLKPANLFEARDLKPTTDLRSVIKGVLQDQFGLSDRALAETVFPDSAGARPMKGLVT
- a CDS encoding antibiotic biosynthesis monooxygenase gives rise to the protein MYIAMNRFRVAKGSEAAFEQVWLSRDTHLDKVPGFVEFHLLRGPELEDHTLYASHTVWANHAAFEAWTKSDAFRAAHARAGDTKPTYLGHPQFEGFEVMQTVGRGAK